In Aminiphilus circumscriptus DSM 16581, the sequence CTGCAGAAACTCCGCGTCGTTCTTCCCGATGATCCCGAGGCGTTGGATCCGCCCTACGGCGTGCTGGTGAGCGAGGAGGCGGACCGCTATGTGGTGACCTTCACGGTGTGGGAGAAATGCGAGAGTGTTCTCCCCGCGGATGGAGGAGGATGTTCCCTGGGTATTTCGACTGGCGAGCTGCTGCTCTTTCTGTTACCCTTGACAATAACGCTGCTCTGCAGGAAAAAACGGTTTTAGGAGTGTTCCTCGAAGGGCTCACTCTCGTCTGAGAGCGTTCTCGCGGAGCGGAAGCGCATCTTCATGCGGTGGCGCGGCGAAACCGCTTTCGCTCCGCGAACGAAAGGCGATGAGATGCATCGTGGACGACGGGCATCGGCGGGGAATTTTTTCCTGGTACGGATATCTGAAGCCCCTTGAAGAACGACTGGAAAGCGTTCGCAGTGCCGGATTCGATTCTCTCATGCTCTGGTGGGGGGATGCTCTGGCCTTTTCCGAACACGGCAAGGCCGACCTGGTTCGGCTTGTGAGAAACAAGGGGCTCCGCATCGAGAACATCCACGTCCCGTATCTCGACGCCAACGACATCTGGTCCGACGACGGTGCACAGCGTCGCCGTCTTGTCGGAAATGTCACGGAATGGATCCGCGACTGCGCGGAGTTTGGCATTTCCACCCTGGTCATGCACATCTCCTATTATCTGGATCTCCCGGCGCCCACCGAGGCAGGACTCGACGCCATGATGGCGCTCGCCCTGGAGGCCCGCCGCCGCGGTGTCCGTATCGCCCTGGAGAACACGGATCGACTGGAATTTCTGGAG encodes:
- a CDS encoding sugar phosphate isomerase/epimerase family protein: MRCIVDDGHRRGIFSWYGYLKPLEERLESVRSAGFDSLMLWWGDALAFSEHGKADLVRLVRNKGLRIENIHVPYLDANDIWSDDGAQRRRLVGNVTEWIRDCAEFGISTLVMHISYYLDLPAPTEAGLDAMMALALEARRRGVRIALENTDRLEFLEYLLDSVDSPWLGLCYDTSHGRLREERPFSLLRKYGDRLFALHLSDNDGLDDRHWELGKGVVDWSAFADALAAGERPPVLCLEVIQDDPEEDETTFLRRSLAFLDRLAGDVTDVRKGRLAGCNAME